The following nucleotide sequence is from Aspergillus luchuensis IFO 4308 DNA, chromosome 1, nearly complete sequence.
ATATACAACCCATTACCATGGCATCAttgcctccccctccgcctccggGCTGGGGTGCGTCGGCGCCGCCGTCGATGCCGTtggctcctccgccaccgggATATCAACCGCCTGCGGACCCGACTGTCGCGAAGTttgcccagaagaagaatgaatggcTGCGGACGCAACGGAACCGGTTCggcgagaagagaaagggtGGATTTGTCGAAACACAAAAGGCTGATATGCCCCCGGAGCATCTGCGAAAGATTGTTCGGGACATTGGCGATGTGTCGCAAAAGAAGTTCAGCAATGAGAAGCGCAGCTACCTCGGTGCGCTTAAGTTCATGCCCCATGCTGTGTTGAAGTTGCTGGAGAACATGCCCATGCCTTGGGAATCGGCTAGGGAAGTGAAGGTATTGTATCATGTTAATGGTTGCCTTACCTTGGTCAATGAGACTCCTCGTGTCATTGAGCCCGTGTTTCACGCTCAATGGGCTACCATGTGGGTGTGCATGCGGCGAGAGAAGAGTGATCGCAGACACTTCAAGAGAATGCGCTTTCCTCCtttcgacgacgaagaaCCTCCGCTATCGTGGTCGGAAAACATTGAAGATGTGGAGCCGTTGGAACCTATTCAGATGGAGCTTGATGAGTCGGAGGATGCTCCTGTCTATGAGTGGTTCTATGATCACCGGCCTCTGCTGGATACTCCCCATGTTAATGGGCCGAGCTACAAGAGCTGGAACTTGACACTTCCGCAGATGGCCACTCTGTATCGACTAAGTCATCAGCTCCTGAGTGACGTCGTCGATCAGAACTACTTCCATATGTTTGACTTGAACAGTTTCTTCACCGCCAAGGCACTGAATGTCGCTATCCCTGGTGGTCCTCGCTTCGAGCCTCTGTACAAGGATATCGATCCCAATGACGAGGACTTCAGCGAATTCAACGCCATCGACCGTATCATCTTCCGCGCCCCTATCCGCACGGAATACCGCGTCGCCTACCCCTTCCTGTACAATACTCTCCCGAGAAGCGTAAAGGTTTCTTGGTACTCTCACCCTCAAGTTGTATATGTCCGCACCGACGATCCTAATCTCCCCGCCTTCTACTTCGACCCCGTCATCAACCCTATCTCCTCCCGGTCCGTCGCGCCGAAGAATATCACTGTCAGCCATGAAGATGAGATCTTTGGTGAAGGAAACAACGAGGACGACTTCGAGCTCCCTGGCGACTTCGAGCCGTTCTTCTCCGATGAGGAACTGTATACACCCGATACCGCGTCCGCCATTGCCCTCTGGTGGGCCCCTCATCCCTTCAACAAGCGCTCTGGCAAGATGGTGCGCGCCCAGGATGTTCCCCTCGTGAAGCAGTGGTATCTGGAGCATTGCCCGCAGGGCCAGCCTGTCAAGGTTCGCGTCTCATACCAGAAGCTGCTTAAGACATTCGTCCTCAATGAGCTgcacaagaagaagcccaaggccCAGAACAAGCAGAATCTGTTGAAGACTTTGAAGTCGACCAAGTTCTTCCAGCAGACGACGATCGATTGGGTTGAAGCAGGTCTGCAAGTTTGCCGCCAAGGTTTCAACATGCTCAACTTGTTGATCCACCGCAAGAACTTGACCTACCTCCACCTTGACTACAACTTCAACTTGAAGCCCGTCAAGACTTTGACCACTAAGGAGCGAAAGAAGTCTCGTTTCGGTAACGCTTTCCACTTGATGAGAGAAATCCTTCGTCTCACCAAGTTGATCGTCGACGCCCAGGTGCAATATCGGTTGGGTAACATCGATGCCTTCCAGCTGGCTGACGGCATCCTGTATGCTTTCAACCACGTCGGACAGCTTACTGGTATGTACCGTTACAAGTACAAGTTGATGCACCAGATTCGTTCTTGCAAGGACCTCAAGCATTTGATCTACTACCGCTTCAACTCGGGACCTGTGGGTAAGGGTCCTGGATGCGGTTTCTGGGCTCCGGCCTGGCGTGTTTGGCTCTTCTTCATGCGTGGTATCATCCCTCTGCTCGAGAGATGGCTCGGAAACCTGCTGTCCCGTCAGTTCGAGGGTCGCCACAGCAAGGGTGTTGCCAAGACTGTCACCAAGCAGCGTGTGGAGTCTCACTTCGATCTTGAACTCCGTGCATCTGTCATGGCGGATCTCATGGACATGATGCCCGAGGGTATCAAGCAGAACAAGGTCAACACTGTCCTCCAACATCTGTCGGAGGCATGGAGATGCTGGAAGAGTAACATTCCTTGGAAGGTTCCTGGCCTTCCGGCGCCCATTGAGAATATCATTCTCCGTTACGTCAAGAGCAAGGCCGACTGGTGGATTTCCGTCGCTCACTACAACCGTGAACGTATCCGTCGTGGTGCCACCGTCGATAAGACAGTTGCGAAGAAGAACCTTGGTCGACTCACCCGGTTGTGGCTCAAGGCTGAGCAAGAGCGTCAACACAACTACCTTAAGGATGGTCCCTACGTGTCGTCCGAGGAAGCTGTGGCCATCTACACAACTATGGTCCACTGGCTTGAGTCTCGCAAGTTCTCTCCGATCCCCTTCCCTAGTGTTTCTTACAAGCATGACACCAAGATCCTGATCCTTGCTCTGGAGCGTCTGCGTGAATCCTACTCCGTCAAGGGCAGACTCAACCAGAGTCAGCGTGAGGAGCTCGCTCTCATTGAACAGGCGTACGATTCTCCTGGAACGACCCTAGCCAGAATCAAGCGTTTCCTTTTGACTCAGCGAGCCTTCAAGGAGGTCGGCATCGATATGAACGACAATTACAGCCATATCAACCCCGTGTACGACGTGGAGCCCATCGAAAAGATTACCGACGCCTACCTCGACCAGTACCTGTGGTACCAGGCAGAGCAGCGCCACTTGTTCCCCGCTTGGATCAAGCCGTCGGATTCTGAAGTTCCCCCCTTGTTGACTTACAAGTGGGCTCAGGGTATCAACAACTTGGACAATGTCTGGGAGACTGCCGATGGCGAGACGAACGTTATGATCGAGACCGAGCTGTCGAAGGTCTATGAGAAGATGGATCTTACTCTGTTGAACCGCATGCTTCGCCTTATCATGGACCACAACTTGGCTGACTACATCACTTCCAAGAACAACGTTCAGCTCAGCTACAAGGATATGAACCATACCAACAGCTACGGTTTGATTCGCGGTCTGCAGTTCTCCGGCTTCGTTTTCCAGTACTATGGCCTGATGATCGATTTGCTGCTCCTCGGTCTGCAGAGAGCTAGTGAAATGGCTGGACCCCCTGCAAGCCCCAACGACTTTTTGCAGTTCAGAGACCGTGCTACTGAGACGAAGCACCCTATTCGTCTGTACACGCGTTACGTTGACAAGATCTGGGTCTTCCTTCGATTCTCTGCCGATGAGTCTCGAGACTTGATTCAGCGCTTCTTGACTGAGAACCCCGATCCCAACTTCGAAAATGTCATCGGgtacaagaacaagaaatgcTGGCCTCGTGATTGCCGCATGCGTTTGATGCGTCATGATGTCAACTTGGGTCGCGCTGTATTCTGGGATCTGAAGAATCGCCTGCCGAggtccatcaccaccatcgaaTGGGACGACACTTTCGCCAGTGTTTACAGCAAGGACAACCCGAACCTTCTGTTCTCTATGTCCGGATTCGAAGTCCGCATTCTTCCTAAGTGCCGCAATCAAAATGAGGAGTTCTCGGTGAAGGACAGCGTTTGGTCTCTGGTCGATAACTCGACTAAGGAGCGCACAGCTCATGCTTTCCTCCAGGTCACGGAGGAGGATATCCAGAAGTTCAACAACCGGATTCGTCAGATTCTCATGTCGTCCGGTTCGACGACTTTCACTAAGATTGCAAACAAGTGGAACACGGCTTTGATCGCACTTTTCACCTACTACCGTGAAGCTGCTGTATCCACTGTCAACCTTCTGGATACGATCGTCAAGTGCGAAACCAAGATTCAGACCCGTGTCAAGATTGGTCTGAACTCCAAGATGCCTTCGCGTTTCCCTCCCGCCGTTTTCTACACTCCCAAGGAACTGGGAGGTCTGGGTATGATCTCTGGATCCCACATTCTCATCCCGGCTAGCGACAAGCGGTGGTCCAAGCAAACGGATACCGGCATCACCCACTTCCGTGCGGGTATGTCACATGACGAAGAGACCCTGATCCCGAACATCTTCCGGTACATCATCCCCTGGGAAGCCGAGTTCATTGACTCCCAGAGAGTGTGGATGGAGTATTCGCAGAAGCGGCAGGAGGCTCAGCAGCAGAACCGCCGTTTGACGTTGGAGGACCTGGAGGACAGCTGGGACCGTGGTCTTCCCCGTATCAACACCCTGTTCCAGAAGGATCGCAGTACGCTCAGCTTCGACAAGGGTTTCCGTCTTCGCGCTGAATTCAAGCAATACCAGCTGATGAAGAGCAACCCGTTCTGGTGGACTAGTCAGAGACATGACGGAAAACTGTGGAATTTGAACGCTTACCGTACCGACGTCATCCAGGCCCTTGGTGGTGTCGAAACCATTCTTGAGCACACCCTCTTCAAGGCAACTGCCTTCCCATCATGGGAGGGTCTCTTCTGGGAGCGGGCGAGTGGCTTCGAGGAATCGATGAAGTTTAAGAAGCTCACGAATGCCCAAAGATCCGGTTTGAACCAGATCCCGAACCGTCGGTTCACTTTGTGGTGGTCTCCTACCATCAACCGTGCCAATGTATACGTTGGTTTCCAAGTCCAGCTGGATCTTACCGGTATTTTCTTACACGGTAAAATCCCGACCCTGAAGATTTCGTTGATTCAGATCTTCCGTGCCCACTTGTGGCAGAAGATTCACGAGTCCGTCGTTATGGATCTGTGCCAAGTCTTCGATCAGGAGCTTCAGCAGCTGGGTATTGAGACAGTCCAGAAGGAGACCATCCATCCTCGTAAGTCTTACAAGATGAACAGCTCTTGCGCCGACATTTTGCTTTTCGCAACGAACAAGTGGAATGTCACGCGTCCTTCCTTGCTCTTCGATACCAAGGACGTTTATGAGCCAACCACGACAAACAAGTTCTGGCTTGACGTGCAGTTGAGATATGGTGATTATGACTCCCACGACATCGAGAGATATGTTCGTGCCAAGTATCTCGACTACACCACCGACAGCATGAGTATCTACCCTTCGGCTACCGGTTTGATGATTGGCATTGATCTCGCGTACAACCTGTACTCGGCATATGGTCAGTACTTCCCTGGTCTGAAGACCCTGATCCAGCAGGCTATGGCCAAGATCATGAAGGCGAACCCTGCCTTGTATGTCTTGAGAGAACGTATCAGGAAGGGTCTGCAGCTCTATGCTTCGGAAAGCAACCAGGAATTCCTGAACTCCCAGAACTATTCTGAGCTCTTCAGTCCTCAGATCCAGCTATTCATTGACGATACCAATGTCTACCGTGTCACCATCCACAAGACCTTCGAAGGTAACCTGACGACCAAGCCCATCAACGGTGCTATCTTTATCTTCAATCCCAGAACCGGACAGCTGTTTTTGAAGATCATTCACACAAGTGTCTGGGCTGGACAGAAGCGTCTGGGTCAATTGGCCAAGTGGaagacagcagaagaagtggcGGCTCTCATCCGATCCTTACCTGTAGAGGAGCAGCCGAAGCAGCTGATTGTCACCCGTAAGGGTCTGTTGGATCCTTTGGAAGTCCACCTGCTTGACTTCCCTAACATTTCCATCCGAGCTTCCGAGCTTCAGCTTCCTTTCCAGGCCGCGATGAAGGTTGAGAAGCTTGCGGATATGATTCTCCGGGCAACGGAGCCTCAGATGGTTCTCTTCAACCTTTACGATGAGTGGCTGAAATCAATCTCACCTTACATTGCCTTCTCTCGTTTGATTCTCATTCTGAGAGCTCTCCACGTCAACATTGATAAGGCGAAGATTATCCTCAGACCTGACAAGAGTGTCATAACCCAAGAGCATCATATCTGGCCTTCATTGTCGGATGAGGATTGGATGAAGGTTGAAGTGCAATTGCGTGACTTGATTCTGAACGACTacggcaagaagaacaatGTCAACGTTCAGAGTCTGACGAGTAGTGAAGTTCGGGATATCATCCTCGGTATGGAGATCAGTGCTCCTTCACTTCAACGTCAGCAGGCCGCGGAGatcgagaagcagcaggaagagcagaagcagctcaCGGCTGTTACGACGAAGACACAGAACGTCCGTGGTGAGGATATCATCGTCACTACCACGTCTCAGTACGAGCAGCAATCGTTTGCTTCCAAGACTGAGTGGCGCACACGGGCAATCGCGACGTCCAACCTTCGTACGAGGTCTAACAACATCTACATCTCGTCGGATGACGTCCGGGAGGAGGGATACACCTACATCATGCCGAAGAACGTCCTCAAGCGCTTCATCACGATTGCAGATCTGCGTGTGCAAGTTGCCGGGTACCTGTACGGTACCTCCCCTCCTGATAACGACCAAGTGAAGGAAATCCGCACCATTGTCATGATCCCCCAGGTGGGCAATACGCGTGAGGTGCAGTTGCCACAGCAGCTGCCCCAGCACGATTATCTCAACAACCTCGAACCTCTGGGTGTTATCCACACCATCTCTGGAAACGAGCCCCCTTACATGTCGGCCATGGATGTTACACAGCATGCTCGTTTGATGAACGCCCACTCCTCCTGGGACAAGAAGACGGTTACCATGACAGTGTCTTTCACCCCTGGATCCGTGTCACTTGCGGCCTGGGGTCTCACGCCCCAAGGCTACAAGTGGGGAGCAGAGAATCGTGATACCACGTCTGATCAACCCCAAGGATTCTCGACCAGCATGGGCGAGAAGTGCCAGCTGTTGCTCAGTGACAAGATCCGCGGATACTTCCTGGTGCCGGAAGACAACGTCTGGAATTACAGCTTCATGGGCAGCTCCTTCGGTGGAGTGGAGAAGCGGCCGGTGTACGTGAAGATCGACACCCCTCTGAGATTCTACGATGAACAACATCGTCCATTGCACTTCCAGAACTTTGCGGAACTGGAAGATATTTGGGTTGACCGTTCTGATAACTTTGCGTGAGCGATGTGTGGATGGCGTTGGCATGATaatacttttcttcttttctccttttaTACGGACGATTACGCTGTTTCGAAATATTTCCCTATATCTTCAAGCCatgtctttttttccctctcaatgttcttttttttttttttttatatttgaTGTTCGCAGTATACAAAATCCTCTCATGTGTCTTACTATGGTTACATTTTTTGATATCGATGCTTGGCAGCAAGTGAGGGATGAGAAGCCCAACGGAAGTGGAGATCCGGTGGCGGGGACGGGGCAAAAATGGCTGCGCTATGTACAGTAGACATGTAGGTAGCGATGTATGTTTAAGAAGTTAATTACCCAAAGTGGTCATCGGTTTGTAGATGTTCTCATGTATACGGTAGGTAGAGTAGAGGAGTCAATATGGAGATCCAACAGGCAGCTATAATACAATTCGGGGCCTTAAGAGTTTAGGGGATCGACCATGTGGGTGGGCAGCAGAGCTAAAGAGGGCCGGAGGAGACTGTCAATCAATATGGACCATGTGTGAGTCCACTTTGGGCCGGGTAGGTTAATCGTTATTAACGgtctagtaataataataaaaaaatactataaattagaCCGGAATATGCTTAATATCAATAGTCTAGTTTGGTGAGGGGGTTAGTTGACGTGtgtattttttattttctcaagCCGGGGGTGGGAAGATCAGTGTTTGTGTCTTGATGGAACTTGACCGAGCAAAAAGACGGAGTACGAAGGAGGGGGTGCTCCTAACTCTTGTCTCTCCctcacactcactcacctacttactactcttcctctccctctccctctccctccctcttgtTCGCCCGTCTGAACCCACCCACCCTACTTAGTCCTACTGAACACTTTCCCTCTCAcgttctctttctctctctctctctccctcttctgtgCCGTGCACGGCTGCTAACTAAAAACGCCTCTCACTTTCCCCCCTGCTTCActttttctcctccacaCCATCCCTTCCGGCTG
It contains:
- the prp8 gene encoding U4/U6-U5 snRNP complex subunit PRP8 (BUSCO:EOG092600NM;~COG:A;~EggNog:ENOG410PHSR;~InterPro:IPR012337,IPR037518,IPR043173,IPR043172, IPR027652,IPR019582,IPR012984,IPR019580,IPR012591, IPR019581,IPR042516,IPR012592,IPR021983,IPR000555;~PFAM:PF08083,PF10598,PF10596,PF12134,PF08084, PF10597,PF08082;~go_component: GO:0005681 - spliceosomal complex [Evidence IEA];~go_function: GO:0003723 - RNA binding [Evidence IEA];~go_function: GO:0005515 - protein binding [Evidence IEA];~go_function: GO:0008237 - metallopeptidase activity [Evidence IEA];~go_function: GO:0017070 - U6 snRNA binding [Evidence IEA];~go_function: GO:0030623 - U5 snRNA binding [Evidence IEA];~go_function: GO:0070122 - isopeptidase activity [Evidence IEA];~go_process: GO:0000398 - mRNA splicing, via spliceosome [Evidence IEA]), with protein sequence MASLPPPPPPGWGASAPPSMPLAPPPPGYQPPADPTVAKFAQKKNEWLRTQRNRFGEKRKGGFVETQKADMPPEHLRKIVRDIGDVSQKKFSNEKRSYLGALKFMPHAVLKLLENMPMPWESAREVKVLYHVNGCLTLVNETPRVIEPVFHAQWATMWVCMRREKSDRRHFKRMRFPPFDDEEPPLSWSENIEDVEPLEPIQMELDESEDAPVYEWFYDHRPLLDTPHVNGPSYKSWNLTLPQMATLYRLSHQLLSDVVDQNYFHMFDLNSFFTAKALNVAIPGGPRFEPLYKDIDPNDEDFSEFNAIDRIIFRAPIRTEYRVAYPFLYNTLPRSVKVSWYSHPQVVYVRTDDPNLPAFYFDPVINPISSRSVAPKNITVSHEDEIFGEGNNEDDFELPGDFEPFFSDEELYTPDTASAIALWWAPHPFNKRSGKMVRAQDVPLVKQWYLEHCPQGQPVKVRVSYQKLLKTFVLNELHKKKPKAQNKQNLLKTLKSTKFFQQTTIDWVEAGLQVCRQGFNMLNLLIHRKNLTYLHLDYNFNLKPVKTLTTKERKKSRFGNAFHLMREILRLTKLIVDAQVQYRLGNIDAFQLADGILYAFNHVGQLTGMYRYKYKLMHQIRSCKDLKHLIYYRFNSGPVGKGPGCGFWAPAWRVWLFFMRGIIPLLERWLGNLLSRQFEGRHSKGVAKTVTKQRVESHFDLELRASVMADLMDMMPEGIKQNKVNTVLQHLSEAWRCWKSNIPWKVPGLPAPIENIILRYVKSKADWWISVAHYNRERIRRGATVDKTVAKKNLGRLTRLWLKAEQERQHNYLKDGPYVSSEEAVAIYTTMVHWLESRKFSPIPFPSVSYKHDTKILILALERLRESYSVKGRLNQSQREELALIEQAYDSPGTTLARIKRFLLTQRAFKEVGIDMNDNYSHINPVYDVEPIEKITDAYLDQYLWYQAEQRHLFPAWIKPSDSEVPPLLTYKWAQGINNLDNVWETADGETNVMIETELSKVYEKMDLTLLNRMLRLIMDHNLADYITSKNNVQLSYKDMNHTNSYGLIRGLQFSGFVFQYYGLMIDLLLLGLQRASEMAGPPASPNDFLQFRDRATETKHPIRLYTRYVDKIWVFLRFSADESRDLIQRFLTENPDPNFENVIGYKNKKCWPRDCRMRLMRHDVNLGRAVFWDLKNRLPRSITTIEWDDTFASVYSKDNPNLLFSMSGFEVRILPKCRNQNEEFSVKDSVWSLVDNSTKERTAHAFLQVTEEDIQKFNNRIRQILMSSGSTTFTKIANKWNTALIALFTYYREAAVSTVNLLDTIVKCETKIQTRVKIGLNSKMPSRFPPAVFYTPKELGGLGMISGSHILIPASDKRWSKQTDTGITHFRAGMSHDEETLIPNIFRYIIPWEAEFIDSQRVWMEYSQKRQEAQQQNRRLTLEDLEDSWDRGLPRINTLFQKDRSTLSFDKGFRLRAEFKQYQLMKSNPFWWTSQRHDGKLWNLNAYRTDVIQALGGVETILEHTLFKATAFPSWEGLFWERASGFEESMKFKKLTNAQRSGLNQIPNRRFTLWWSPTINRANVYVGFQVQLDLTGIFLHGKIPTLKISLIQIFRAHLWQKIHESVVMDLCQVFDQELQQLGIETVQKETIHPRKSYKMNSSCADILLFATNKWNVTRPSLLFDTKDVYEPTTTNKFWLDVQLRYGDYDSHDIERYVRAKYLDYTTDSMSIYPSATGLMIGIDLAYNLYSAYGQYFPGLKTLIQQAMAKIMKANPALYVLRERIRKGLQLYASESNQEFLNSQNYSELFSPQIQLFIDDTNVYRVTIHKTFEGNLTTKPINGAIFIFNPRTGQLFLKIIHTSVWAGQKRLGQLAKWKTAEEVAALIRSLPVEEQPKQLIVTRKGLLDPLEVHLLDFPNISIRASELQLPFQAAMKVEKLADMILRATEPQMVLFNLYDEWLKSISPYIAFSRLILILRALHVNIDKAKIILRPDKSVITQEHHIWPSLSDEDWMKVEVQLRDLILNDYGKKNNVNVQSLTSSEVRDIILGMEISAPSLQRQQAAEIEKQQEEQKQLTAVTTKTQNVRGEDIIVTTTSQYEQQSFASKTEWRTRAIATSNLRTRSNNIYISSDDVREEGYTYIMPKNVLKRFITIADLRVQVAGYLYGTSPPDNDQVKEIRTIVMIPQVGNTREVQLPQQLPQHDYLNNLEPLGVIHTISGNEPPYMSAMDVTQHARLMNAHSSWDKKTVTMTVSFTPGSVSLAAWGLTPQGYKWGAENRDTTSDQPQGFSTSMGEKCQLLLSDKIRGYFLVPEDNVWNYSFMGSSFGGVEKRPVYVKIDTPLRFYDEQHRPLHFQNFAELEDIWVDRSDNFA